One Falsarthrobacter nasiphocae DNA segment encodes these proteins:
- a CDS encoding DUF805 domain-containing protein, whose product MTNPTAFPAAAQPGVKNPADLDRPLYGASFGEAVARYFKRYARFHGRSSRSEYWWVALFSFLVAALLGTIFATAGMEVQEAQTYTTSTGAGANAEMVPNALGSILMIVAFIFWLATLIPNIALTVRRFHDGGFSGWLFLLGLIPGVGGIILLVFMLLPSNPEGRRFDAPHVRGV is encoded by the coding sequence ATGACGAATCCCACTGCATTCCCCGCTGCCGCCCAGCCCGGCGTCAAGAACCCCGCCGACCTCGACCGTCCTCTCTACGGTGCATCGTTCGGTGAAGCCGTAGCGCGCTACTTCAAGCGCTACGCCCGCTTCCACGGCCGCTCGAGCCGCAGCGAGTACTGGTGGGTGGCGCTCTTCAGCTTCCTTGTGGCCGCGCTCCTCGGCACGATTTTCGCCACTGCGGGCATGGAGGTCCAGGAGGCTCAGACGTACACGACGTCTACGGGCGCGGGGGCCAACGCAGAGATGGTCCCCAACGCGCTGGGGTCGATCCTCATGATCGTCGCGTTCATCTTCTGGCTGGCCACGCTCATTCCGAACATCGCGCTCACTGTGCGTCGCTTCCATGACGGGGGCTTCAGCGGCTGGCTGTTCCTCCTCGGCCTGATCCCGGGCGTCGGCGGCATCATCCTGCTCGTCTTCATGCTGCTCCCCTCGAACCCGGAGGGCCGCCGGTTTGACGCCCCCCACGTGCGCGGGGTCTAG
- a CDS encoding YdhK family protein, which yields MRNARATSWAAAVVGGALVLAGCGSASDHGPNHAAPSASASHSHPGSGSASPSASASSSEQASGHSGSGHMHHAADGGPAPAGMKKAEKPTYAVGSSVTLTADHMEGMKGAKAKIVGAYKTTVYAVDYTPTDGGAVVKDHRWVVHEELKDPGAKPLGDGSAITILADHMPGMKGAKGNVASSTSQTVYMVNYEAGGMTMKNHKWVVEDEIKPAK from the coding sequence ATGCGCAACGCACGTGCGACATCCTGGGCCGCGGCGGTCGTGGGAGGAGCACTTGTCCTCGCCGGGTGTGGATCCGCCTCGGATCACGGACCGAATCACGCGGCGCCCTCGGCCAGCGCCTCGCACAGCCACCCGGGCTCCGGATCGGCCTCGCCATCGGCCTCGGCCTCGTCCTCGGAACAGGCCAGCGGACACTCCGGCAGCGGACACATGCACCACGCCGCAGACGGCGGGCCGGCGCCCGCAGGCATGAAGAAGGCCGAGAAGCCGACATACGCGGTGGGCTCCAGCGTGACCCTCACCGCGGACCACATGGAGGGCATGAAGGGCGCCAAAGCGAAGATCGTGGGCGCATACAAGACCACCGTCTACGCCGTGGACTACACGCCCACCGACGGCGGGGCTGTCGTCAAAGACCACCGCTGGGTGGTGCACGAAGAGCTCAAGGACCCCGGCGCCAAGCCGCTCGGAGACGGCAGCGCCATCACCATCCTCGCCGACCACATGCCCGGCATGAAGGGCGCCAAGGGGAACGTCGCGAGCTCGACGAGCCAGACGGTCTACATGGTGAACTACGAGGCGGGCGGCATGACGATGAAGAACCACAAGTGGGTCGTCGAGGACGAGATCAAACCGGCCAAATAG
- a CDS encoding DUF3817 domain-containing protein: MTLADPAPQLMSPVRLYRLVARAEAVTWALLLIGMALKYVTKTTELGVRIGGLLHGIVFISYVVVTVAVWIDSRWSLGRGLLGLGSSILPFATLPFESDVEAKGKILPTWRLASPSDHARPGQQGTPRSFPERVLAGLLAHPSRAVVVGVALVVVLTVLALLVGPPGSSA; the protein is encoded by the coding sequence GTGACGCTCGCAGACCCCGCACCCCAGCTCATGTCCCCCGTCCGCCTCTACCGGCTCGTCGCCCGCGCCGAAGCCGTGACATGGGCCCTCCTCCTGATCGGCATGGCGTTGAAGTACGTCACCAAGACCACGGAGCTCGGCGTCCGCATTGGCGGGCTCCTCCACGGGATCGTCTTCATCTCCTATGTCGTCGTGACCGTGGCCGTGTGGATTGACAGCCGCTGGTCCCTCGGCCGGGGCCTGCTCGGCCTGGGCTCGTCCATCCTGCCCTTCGCCACGCTGCCGTTCGAGAGCGATGTCGAGGCCAAGGGGAAGATCCTGCCCACGTGGCGCCTCGCCTCCCCCAGCGATCATGCCCGCCCGGGCCAGCAGGGAACACCGCGCAGCTTCCCCGAGCGGGTCCTTGCCGGGCTCCTGGCCCACCCCTCCCGCGCGGTTGTGGTGGGCGTGGCCCTCGTCGTCGTCCTCACCGTTCTGGCGCTCCTGGTGGGTCCGCCGGGGTCCTCCGCCTGA
- a CDS encoding rhomboid family intramembrane serine protease — MRPALAYDWALKPGYVAQEPLTVVTNAFLHDPDSFAHIGTNLVSLWIFGRMLEPLIGAGRMAGLLTVSILSASTSVLLLEAPGTYTIGFSGAIFGLIGAVLAVQRSLRMPVGGTLVLLGVNALMPLLVSNISWQGHLGGFIGGLLWGLLVLGPRLKRERIA, encoded by the coding sequence GTGCGGCCAGCGCTGGCCTACGACTGGGCCCTCAAGCCAGGGTATGTGGCTCAGGAGCCGCTGACAGTTGTCACCAACGCGTTCTTGCACGACCCAGACTCGTTCGCCCACATCGGCACCAACCTCGTCTCCCTGTGGATCTTCGGGCGGATGCTCGAGCCGCTCATCGGGGCCGGCCGGATGGCCGGGCTGCTCACCGTGAGCATCCTCTCCGCGAGCACGAGCGTGCTCCTGCTCGAGGCCCCGGGCACGTACACGATCGGATTCTCGGGGGCGATCTTCGGTCTCATCGGGGCCGTCCTCGCCGTGCAGCGAAGCTTGCGCATGCCCGTCGGTGGCACTCTCGTCCTCCTGGGCGTCAACGCACTCATGCCGCTGCTCGTCTCCAACATCTCCTGGCAGGGGCATCTCGGCGGGTTCATCGGGGGACTTCTCTGGGGGCTGCTCGTCCTCGGCCCCCGTCTCAAGCGAGAGCGGATCGCCTAG
- a CDS encoding antibiotic biosynthesis monooxygenase family protein: MIVESALLPVIPGREEEFEEALATAKDFISASPGFLSLQVSRGVESPSTYLLVVTWETLEAHTEGFRGSELFEQWRAALHHFYEPKPVVEHYRPVVTA, from the coding sequence ATGATCGTCGAATCCGCACTGCTTCCTGTCATTCCCGGCCGCGAGGAGGAGTTCGAGGAGGCCCTCGCCACGGCGAAGGACTTCATCAGCGCCTCGCCCGGCTTCCTCAGCCTCCAGGTCTCGCGCGGGGTGGAGTCCCCGAGCACCTACCTGCTCGTCGTCACGTGGGAGACCCTCGAGGCCCACACCGAGGGCTTCCGCGGGTCCGAGCTGTTTGAGCAGTGGCGCGCGGCCCTCCACCACTTCTACGAGCCCAAGCCCGTGGTGGAGCACTACCGGCCCGTCGTCACGGCTTAG
- a CDS encoding amino acid permease, which produces MNSAPSTQTPPVRPLDDDARLPKDLGPRQIQMIAIGSAIGTGLFLGAGGRLHDAGPALAIVYAVCGFFGYLILRALGELVCYRPTSGSFVSYTREFYGERSAYAAGWLYWLNWAMTAVADATAIAIYVAWFGQYSEFIAGIPQGLTALIVVVLVLVMNLVSVKLFGELEFWFALIKVGALVTFLIVGVCFVIFGTPTGQPTGLHLITDNGGVIPNGVLPALIAVQGVVFAYAGIELVGTTAGETKNAEKVVPRAIRTVIFRIAVFYVGSVLLLCLLLPHSSYSDKESPFVTFFESIGVGYTGPIMQLVVITAALSSLNAGMYSTGRILHSMAVNGSAPKFAGTVNKRGVPSGGIWLTAAVGLVGVGLNFIVPEEAFEIVLNIAALGTMAAWASIALAHARFVSQASKGLYRWPSYRLPLSPYLDWLVIAFLVVVVVLMAFDYPVGTYTLASMALLVPILVGGWFMVRTRVREIAAAREGFTGAVSLAEISRAGRGGPSGTGSHAAGSH; this is translated from the coding sequence ATGAATTCAGCACCCAGCACACAGACGCCCCCGGTTCGGCCTCTGGACGACGACGCCCGCCTCCCCAAGGACCTCGGCCCGCGTCAGATCCAGATGATTGCCATCGGCTCCGCCATTGGAACCGGCCTCTTCCTCGGAGCGGGAGGCCGCTTGCATGACGCGGGCCCCGCCCTGGCCATCGTATACGCCGTCTGCGGCTTCTTCGGCTACCTCATCCTCCGCGCCCTGGGGGAGCTCGTCTGCTACCGGCCGACCTCCGGCTCCTTCGTCTCCTACACGCGCGAGTTCTACGGGGAGCGCTCAGCCTACGCGGCGGGCTGGCTCTACTGGCTCAACTGGGCCATGACGGCGGTGGCGGATGCGACGGCCATCGCAATTTACGTGGCGTGGTTCGGCCAGTACAGCGAGTTCATCGCCGGCATCCCGCAGGGCCTGACGGCGCTCATCGTGGTTGTGCTCGTTCTCGTCATGAACCTCGTCTCCGTCAAGCTCTTCGGCGAGCTCGAGTTCTGGTTCGCCCTCATCAAGGTCGGCGCGCTCGTGACGTTCCTCATCGTGGGCGTCTGCTTCGTCATCTTCGGCACCCCGACTGGCCAGCCCACGGGCCTCCACCTCATCACGGACAACGGGGGAGTCATCCCCAACGGCGTCCTGCCAGCGCTCATCGCGGTCCAGGGCGTCGTCTTCGCCTACGCGGGCATCGAGCTCGTGGGAACCACGGCGGGGGAGACCAAGAACGCCGAGAAGGTGGTTCCGCGTGCCATTCGCACGGTGATCTTCCGCATCGCCGTCTTCTATGTCGGCTCTGTCCTGCTCCTGTGCCTGCTCCTGCCGCACTCGTCGTACTCGGACAAGGAGTCGCCGTTCGTGACGTTCTTCGAGTCCATCGGCGTCGGGTACACGGGTCCCATCATGCAGCTCGTCGTCATCACGGCCGCGCTGTCCTCCCTCAACGCCGGCATGTACTCCACGGGCCGCATTCTCCACTCGATGGCCGTCAACGGCTCCGCGCCGAAGTTCGCGGGCACCGTCAACAAGCGCGGCGTGCCGAGCGGCGGCATCTGGCTCACGGCCGCTGTCGGCCTTGTCGGCGTCGGCCTGAACTTCATCGTCCCGGAGGAGGCGTTCGAGATCGTCCTCAACATCGCGGCGCTCGGGACGATGGCCGCCTGGGCGTCGATCGCCCTGGCCCACGCGCGCTTCGTCTCCCAGGCGAGCAAGGGTCTCTACCGCTGGCCGTCCTACCGGCTGCCGCTGAGCCCGTACCTGGACTGGCTCGTCATCGCGTTCCTCGTGGTCGTCGTTGTCCTCATGGCGTTCGACTACCCGGTCGGAACGTACACGCTCGCCTCGATGGCCCTGCTCGTGCCCATCCTCGTCGGCGGCTGGTTCATGGTGCGGACGCGCGTGCGTGAGATCGCCGCGGCCCGCGAGGGCTTCACCGGCGCCGTCTCCCTCGCGGAGATCTCCCGGGCCGGGCGCGGGGGACCCTCGGGGACGGGCTCACACGCCGCAGGCAGCCACTGA
- a CDS encoding SRPBCC family protein has protein sequence MSHFEITRMTEIDAPLDRVHALVNTLREWERWSPWQDADPDMRQDYSGPASGEGATMHWAGNAKAGEGIMRIVSSAPHLIQVGLTFLKPFKAENTVAFTLEPLGAGEGAGANGDGTRVMWTMTGEQTWFERLMFRVMSMERRLAADFDKGLARLKAEAEAG, from the coding sequence ATGTCTCACTTTGAAATCACCCGCATGACAGAGATCGACGCGCCCCTGGACCGAGTCCACGCGCTCGTGAACACGCTCCGCGAATGGGAGCGCTGGTCCCCGTGGCAGGACGCCGACCCCGACATGCGGCAGGACTACTCCGGCCCCGCGTCCGGCGAGGGCGCGACGATGCACTGGGCCGGCAATGCCAAGGCCGGCGAGGGCATCATGCGGATCGTCTCCTCCGCGCCGCACCTCATCCAGGTGGGCCTGACCTTCCTCAAGCCCTTCAAGGCGGAGAACACGGTGGCGTTCACGTTGGAGCCGCTCGGCGCCGGCGAGGGCGCCGGGGCCAACGGCGACGGCACCCGGGTCATGTGGACCATGACGGGGGAGCAGACCTGGTTCGAGCGCCTCATGTTCCGTGTCATGTCCATGGAGCGGCGCCTCGCGGCAGACTTCGACAAGGGCCTGGCCCGCCTCAAGGCCGAGGCCGAGGCGGGCTGA
- a CDS encoding lipid II:glycine glycyltransferase FemX, with amino-acid sequence MTGPSSRLYDLELVSPVEFDAIVDSLAGSVYVPFEQSGIWTRMMDGSDPGRSEYGYIVMREHGELVALMRAEHFQRKIRSSIVSLTGPVFVAERTPEAERRFVETLANHLKRDPSVDPMYIRMGVAHPEAIPGTRLAIERGIFDREVIVPLANTPEDLKKTFSSTTRNLINRGRRNRVEVREITENRSEFFSRWCFPIFEETAERDGFEVQPKHFFVRLLDVMPENVRLYATYLPAAEGEPAPEAPVAWAISNEYHGRGSYYFAGSTKAAQKAGVMPVMLNRLLLDLRASGNTAAGLTGIGSEIWPELRRLERFKLSFSKEIAEYPPLHDVPLKPAKYAALRAWLTARQKGPAAARSAVSRMREAAQRARRGGASQEPLAHS; translated from the coding sequence GTGACAGGACCCTCGTCCCGCCTCTACGACCTCGAGCTTGTCTCCCCGGTTGAATTCGACGCGATCGTCGATTCCCTGGCTGGCTCGGTGTATGTCCCGTTCGAGCAGAGCGGCATCTGGACGCGCATGATGGACGGCAGCGACCCGGGCCGCAGTGAGTACGGCTACATCGTCATGCGAGAGCACGGGGAGCTGGTTGCTCTCATGCGGGCCGAGCACTTTCAGCGAAAGATCCGCTCCTCCATCGTCTCCCTCACGGGCCCCGTCTTCGTCGCCGAGCGCACGCCGGAGGCCGAGCGGCGCTTCGTCGAGACCCTGGCCAATCACCTGAAGCGTGACCCCTCCGTGGACCCCATGTACATCCGCATGGGCGTGGCCCACCCCGAGGCCATCCCGGGCACGCGCCTGGCCATCGAGCGCGGCATCTTCGACCGCGAGGTCATCGTCCCCCTCGCGAACACGCCGGAGGACCTCAAGAAGACGTTCTCCTCGACGACGCGCAACCTCATCAACCGGGGGCGCCGCAACCGGGTCGAGGTCCGCGAGATCACGGAGAACCGTTCCGAGTTCTTCTCCCGCTGGTGCTTCCCCATCTTCGAGGAGACCGCTGAGCGGGACGGCTTCGAGGTCCAGCCCAAGCACTTCTTCGTCCGACTCCTCGACGTCATGCCGGAGAACGTGCGCCTCTACGCCACGTATCTGCCCGCCGCCGAGGGCGAGCCGGCCCCGGAGGCCCCCGTGGCGTGGGCCATCTCCAACGAATACCACGGCCGCGGCTCCTACTACTTCGCCGGCTCGACCAAGGCCGCGCAGAAGGCCGGCGTCATGCCCGTCATGCTCAACCGCCTCCTCCTGGACCTGCGGGCCAGCGGCAACACCGCAGCCGGCCTGACCGGCATCGGCTCCGAGATCTGGCCCGAGCTCCGGCGCCTGGAGCGCTTCAAGCTCTCCTTCTCCAAGGAGATCGCCGAGTACCCGCCGCTGCACGATGTCCCCCTCAAGCCGGCGAAGTACGCGGCCCTGCGCGCGTGGCTCACGGCCCGCCAGAAGGGCCCCGCCGCTGCGCGGTCCGCCGTCTCCCGCATGCGTGAGGCGGCCCAGCGCGCCCGGCGCGGTGGTGCTTCCCAGGAGCCCCTGGCACACTCATAA
- a CDS encoding DUF3566 domain-containing protein produces MSESQTGRAGAPRTGNRPQAGRPVQRPSQRTAPARAGQRQGLVRPAPKAKTRKARLVVSRLDPWSVLKLAFLLSVALGIVAVVASIVLWVVLDLTGIFDRVNTLLGDIGGSSVSSFDIRQIASMRQVVSFTTILSLVNIVLITALSMLAAVLYNICASLVGGVGVTLTDD; encoded by the coding sequence GTGAGCGAGTCGCAGACAGGACGTGCAGGCGCGCCCCGCACGGGCAACCGCCCGCAGGCCGGACGTCCCGTGCAGCGCCCCAGCCAGAGGACCGCTCCGGCCCGGGCTGGGCAGCGGCAGGGCCTCGTTCGCCCGGCGCCCAAGGCCAAGACCCGCAAGGCTCGCCTCGTTGTCTCGCGGCTTGACCCGTGGTCCGTCCTGAAGCTGGCCTTCCTCCTCTCGGTGGCGTTGGGCATCGTGGCCGTCGTGGCCTCGATCGTCCTCTGGGTGGTTCTCGACCTCACCGGCATCTTCGATCGCGTCAATACGCTCCTCGGGGACATCGGAGGCTCGTCCGTGAGCAGCTTCGACATCCGTCAGATCGCCTCCATGCGTCAGGTGGTGTCCTTCACGACGATCCTGTCCCTGGTGAACATCGTCCTCATCACCGCGTTGTCGATGCTCGCGGCAGTGCTGTACAACATCTGCGCCTCCCTCGTGGGCGGCGTGGGTGTCACGCTGACGGACGACTGA
- a CDS encoding ornithine cyclodeaminase, with translation MTQFVDVTNMSKWIQREGVERIIGRMVEYLEKDFSRWQSFDKIPRIASHTPFGVIELMPTSDGQEYSFKYVNGHPFNPARGFQTVTAFGVLADVDNGYPTFLAEMTLLTALRTAAVSAMVGRKLARPESRVMAMIGAGSQSEFQALGFRSVLGIETLRIFDIDADAMEKTRRNLEPLGFTVHMSSSVEDAVEGADIITTCTADKAQNTILEDRHVAPGVHLNAVGGDCPGKTELAEAIVRRSTVFVEYPEQTRIEGEIQQVEPDFPVVEFWKVLTGEAAGRTSAEEVTLFDSVGFAISDFSALRCLRDWTKDTDLQQFIELVAEPEDPKDLYSLVNALKPVG, from the coding sequence GTGACGCAGTTCGTTGACGTCACGAACATGTCGAAATGGATCCAGCGCGAAGGCGTGGAGCGGATCATCGGCCGCATGGTCGAGTACCTGGAGAAGGACTTCTCGCGCTGGCAGTCCTTCGACAAGATCCCGAGGATCGCCAGCCACACGCCGTTCGGGGTCATCGAGCTCATGCCGACCTCCGACGGGCAGGAGTACTCCTTCAAGTACGTCAACGGCCACCCGTTCAACCCGGCCCGGGGCTTCCAGACTGTCACCGCCTTCGGCGTCCTCGCGGATGTGGACAACGGCTACCCGACCTTCCTCGCGGAGATGACGCTCCTGACCGCCCTGCGGACGGCGGCGGTCTCCGCGATGGTGGGCCGCAAGCTCGCCCGCCCCGAGTCACGGGTCATGGCCATGATCGGCGCCGGCTCGCAGTCCGAGTTCCAGGCGCTCGGCTTCCGCTCCGTCCTGGGCATCGAGACGCTGCGGATCTTCGACATCGACGCCGACGCCATGGAGAAGACCCGCCGCAACCTCGAGCCGCTCGGCTTCACCGTCCACATGTCCAGCTCCGTGGAGGATGCGGTCGAGGGCGCGGACATCATCACCACGTGCACGGCGGACAAGGCCCAGAACACGATCCTCGAGGACCGTCACGTCGCGCCCGGCGTGCACCTCAACGCCGTCGGAGGAGACTGCCCGGGGAAGACGGAGCTCGCGGAGGCCATAGTGCGTCGCTCCACCGTCTTCGTCGAGTACCCGGAGCAGACGCGCATCGAGGGCGAGATCCAGCAGGTCGAGCCGGACTTCCCCGTCGTCGAGTTCTGGAAGGTCCTCACCGGCGAGGCCGCGGGCCGCACGTCCGCCGAGGAGGTCACGCTCTTCGACTCCGTGGGCTTCGCGATCTCCGACTTCTCCGCGCTCCGCTGCCTGCGGGACTGGACCAAGGACACGGACCTCCAGCAGTTCATCGAGCTCGTGGCCGAGCCGGAGGACCCGAAGGACCTCTACTCGCTCGTCAACGCCCTCAAGCCCGTCGGCTGA
- a CDS encoding peptidylprolyl isomerase: MNAIATNQATIKTNHGDIVVDLFGNHAPKTVKNFVGLANGSQEWTHPQTGEKNNGKPLYDGTIFHRIIKDFMIQGGDPLGQGFGGPGYQFEDEIHPELQFTGPYLLAMANAGPGTNGSQFFITTAQTPWLNGRHTIFGAVADEASKKVVDELNAVKTGRNDRPVEDVVIESIEVA, from the coding sequence ATGAATGCAATCGCAACGAATCAGGCCACGATCAAGACCAACCACGGCGACATCGTCGTCGATCTCTTCGGCAACCACGCCCCGAAGACGGTCAAGAACTTCGTGGGGCTCGCGAACGGCTCGCAGGAGTGGACGCACCCGCAGACCGGAGAGAAGAACAACGGCAAGCCGCTCTACGACGGCACGATCTTCCACCGCATCATCAAGGACTTCATGATTCAGGGCGGCGATCCCCTGGGCCAGGGCTTCGGGGGACCGGGCTACCAGTTCGAGGACGAGATCCACCCTGAGCTCCAGTTCACCGGCCCCTACCTCCTCGCCATGGCGAACGCGGGCCCCGGCACCAACGGCTCGCAGTTCTTCATCACGACGGCGCAGACGCCGTGGCTCAACGGCCGCCACACGATCTTCGGCGCCGTTGCGGACGAGGCCTCCAAGAAGGTCGTCGACGAGCTCAACGCGGTCAAGACCGGCCGCAACGACCGCCCTGTCGAGGACGTCGTCATCGAGTCCATCGAGGTCGCTTAG
- a CDS encoding MDR family MFS transporter, whose product MPHPENTPKIPLPSDESARLEAVPEAAPETPAMTDQQTDDQRNALPVIVILLCATFVVILNETLMNVALPHLMVSLSIAEVSTVQWVATAFMLTMSVVIPTTGFLLSRLTTRQTFTLAMGLFTLGTVVCAAAPSFPVLIVGRVIQASGTAVMMPLLMTTILQLVPLNRRGAVMGNASIAISVAPAVGPALSGLILQHFEWRFLFVFMLPVALLMLAAGLLRLKNVGVQTSRPLDWPSVLLTIPGFGGFVYGINEIAVNPGPATIVSLVVGLVCIVLFCRRQLALTKGGEPLLDLRVFTFAPFAKGLALMSISMIAMFGTIILFPLYMQQLLGKDSLTTGLLMLPGGLIMGLAAPPVGRLFDRIGARPLVLTGTSILVVTALVMSRFDSGTSMWLGLAVYTVFSFGLALIFTPTFTYSLNPLPPRLYSHGSATLSSIQQLAGGLGVALLTGVMQASRLAALRHGDGTPAAQVSAAEAGLGAAFLVAAGFAVLGVILAFRMTTTPAAAEPKP is encoded by the coding sequence GTGCCTCACCCGGAAAACACGCCCAAGATCCCCCTGCCCTCTGACGAATCCGCCCGCCTCGAGGCCGTCCCCGAAGCCGCCCCCGAGACCCCCGCCATGACGGATCAGCAGACGGACGACCAGCGCAACGCCCTCCCAGTCATCGTCATCCTCCTCTGCGCCACCTTCGTCGTCATCCTCAACGAGACGCTCATGAACGTGGCTCTCCCCCACCTCATGGTGAGCCTGTCCATCGCCGAGGTCTCCACGGTCCAGTGGGTGGCCACCGCGTTCATGCTGACCATGAGCGTCGTCATCCCGACCACGGGCTTCCTCCTGTCCCGCCTCACCACCCGGCAGACGTTCACCCTGGCCATGGGCCTCTTCACCCTGGGCACTGTGGTCTGCGCGGCGGCCCCGAGCTTCCCGGTGCTCATTGTGGGGCGCGTCATCCAGGCGTCCGGCACCGCGGTCATGATGCCCCTGCTCATGACGACGATCCTCCAGCTCGTCCCCCTCAACCGACGCGGCGCCGTCATGGGCAACGCGTCCATCGCCATCTCGGTGGCGCCCGCCGTGGGCCCGGCCCTCTCCGGCCTCATCCTGCAGCACTTCGAGTGGCGCTTCCTCTTCGTCTTCATGCTGCCGGTGGCCCTTCTCATGCTTGCGGCGGGCCTGCTGCGCCTCAAGAACGTTGGCGTGCAGACGTCTCGCCCGCTGGACTGGCCCTCGGTTCTGCTCACGATCCCGGGCTTCGGCGGGTTCGTCTACGGCATCAACGAGATCGCCGTGAACCCGGGGCCGGCCACGATCGTGTCCCTCGTCGTCGGCCTCGTGTGCATCGTGCTCTTCTGCCGCCGCCAGCTCGCGCTGACGAAGGGCGGCGAGCCGCTTCTGGACCTGCGCGTCTTCACGTTCGCGCCGTTCGCCAAGGGACTCGCGCTCATGTCCATCTCGATGATCGCGATGTTCGGCACGATCATCCTCTTCCCGCTCTACATGCAGCAGCTTCTCGGCAAGGACTCGCTCACCACGGGCCTGCTCATGCTGCCGGGCGGGCTCATCATGGGCCTGGCCGCCCCGCCCGTGGGCCGCCTCTTCGACCGGATCGGCGCGCGCCCCCTCGTTCTCACGGGCACGAGCATCCTCGTCGTTACTGCGCTCGTCATGTCCCGCTTCGATTCCGGGACGTCCATGTGGCTGGGTCTCGCGGTCTACACGGTGTTCTCGTTCGGCCTGGCGCTCATCTTCACGCCGACGTTCACCTACTCCCTCAACCCGCTCCCCCCTCGCCTGTACTCGCACGGCTCGGCGACTCTCTCGTCCATCCAGCAGCTTGCGGGCGGCCTCGGCGTCGCGCTCCTGACCGGAGTGATGCAGGCGAGCCGTCTCGCCGCGCTCAGGCACGGGGACGGCACGCCGGCCGCCCAGGTCTCGGCCGCTGAGGCCGGCCTGGGGGCCGCGTTCCTCGTGGCTGCGGGCTTCGCGGTCCTGGGCGTGATCCTCGCCTTCAGGATGACGACGACGCCGGCCGCCGCCGAGCCTAAGCCGTGA